The proteins below are encoded in one region of Pantoea sp. At-9b:
- a CDS encoding PDR/VanB family oxidoreductase, with the protein MSTTLQVVVDGMYRQGRHNLAINLVAENGQPLPGWQPGAHIDVHLRDGLVRQYSLTGQSDNSHHYQICIARDKQSRGGSRYVHDMLRPGQVISISPPRNLFPLIPAGKVILMAAGIGITPLYAMAEALEAAGVPFVLHYYVKQRGDEAFLPELSKPFQHGFCEIWHSSEGRSPRHHAPAELLDPAEDTHLYLCGPEGFMSHIHTAAIDQGWREANIHTEAFKPQTTIAQAGEEGFTVTLASSGQQWPVAPGQTIATVLLENGVDVPLSCEMGMCGACLTRVTAGEVDHRDTVQSAAEKCAPEQYIALCCSRSLSPNLVIEL; encoded by the coding sequence ATGAGCACAACATTACAGGTGGTGGTGGACGGGATGTACCGCCAGGGGCGTCACAATCTCGCGATCAATCTGGTGGCGGAGAACGGCCAACCGCTACCGGGCTGGCAGCCTGGCGCGCATATTGATGTCCATCTGCGTGATGGGTTGGTGCGCCAATATTCCCTCACCGGACAGAGCGACAACAGCCACCACTATCAGATTTGCATTGCACGGGATAAGCAGTCACGCGGCGGATCGCGGTATGTCCATGATATGCTGCGCCCCGGTCAGGTGATCAGCATCTCGCCACCGCGCAATCTGTTTCCATTGATCCCCGCCGGGAAAGTGATCCTGATGGCAGCCGGTATCGGCATCACGCCGTTGTATGCGATGGCGGAAGCGCTGGAGGCGGCAGGCGTGCCCTTCGTGCTGCATTACTATGTGAAACAGCGCGGCGATGAGGCGTTTTTACCCGAACTCTCCAAACCTTTTCAGCACGGTTTCTGTGAAATCTGGCACAGCAGCGAAGGCCGCAGTCCACGTCACCATGCCCCGGCTGAATTACTTGACCCGGCTGAAGATACGCATCTTTATCTGTGCGGTCCGGAAGGCTTTATGAGTCACATCCACACCGCAGCGATTGATCAGGGCTGGCGTGAGGCGAATATTCACACCGAGGCCTTTAAACCACAGACCACCATCGCCCAGGCAGGCGAGGAAGGGTTTACCGTCACCCTCGCCTCCAGCGGCCAGCAGTGGCCCGTCGCACCGGGCCAGACCATCGCCACGGTGCTGCTGGAAAACGGTGTCGATGTGCCACTCTCCTGCGAGATGGGGATGTGCGGTGCCTGTCTGACCCGTGTCACCGCAGGCGAGGTCGATCATCGGGATACGGTACAATCTGCGGCAGAAAAGTGTGCCCCCGAGCAATATATTGCCCTGTGTTGCTCACGCAGTTTGTCTCCCAATCTGGTGATCGAACTTTAA
- a CDS encoding LysR substrate-binding domain-containing protein → MSLPPLYALRAFACAAQYGSFSQAAAVLHVTPGAISRHIRTLEELFGCELFIRRGPKVEVSAAGRVLAAQLQAGFDSLERACAAFSQQGKRLRLKAPSTLTMCWLLDVLQAFREKNSTPEVAISSVWMATDSVDFSREPFDCAILLGNGDFGAGTESRLLFKEWLILVCTPALKNQAQRDLAHCELIHPTADRRDWRRWLQGVGLAPGANLWQGKVFDTLEQGNMAAISGHGISVGDLLLSLNALRDGLLTLPFPQAVATGDGYYFVWPANASFGAAHEILLDWLRQHTPPAPPAGIARLSLAE, encoded by the coding sequence ATGTCGCTTCCTCCTCTCTACGCCCTGCGCGCCTTTGCCTGTGCAGCGCAGTACGGCTCCTTTAGTCAGGCTGCGGCCGTGCTGCATGTTACGCCCGGGGCCATCAGTCGGCATATTCGCACGCTGGAAGAGCTATTTGGCTGTGAACTCTTTATTCGTCGCGGGCCAAAGGTAGAGGTTAGTGCCGCAGGCCGGGTGCTGGCAGCACAATTACAGGCAGGATTCGACAGTCTCGAACGCGCCTGTGCCGCCTTCAGCCAGCAAGGTAAACGCCTGCGCCTGAAAGCCCCCTCGACATTAACCATGTGCTGGCTGCTGGATGTGTTGCAGGCATTTCGTGAGAAAAACTCAACACCGGAAGTGGCGATCAGCAGCGTCTGGATGGCAACTGACAGCGTCGATTTTAGCCGCGAGCCTTTTGATTGCGCGATTCTGTTGGGCAACGGTGATTTTGGCGCGGGTACCGAGAGTCGCCTGCTGTTTAAAGAGTGGCTGATTCTTGTATGTACTCCCGCCCTGAAAAACCAGGCACAACGCGATCTTGCACATTGCGAACTGATTCACCCCACCGCCGACCGGCGCGACTGGCGGCGTTGGTTGCAGGGGGTAGGTCTGGCACCTGGCGCTAACCTCTGGCAAGGCAAAGTTTTCGATACCCTGGAGCAAGGCAATATGGCGGCGATCAGCGGCCACGGTATTTCCGTAGGAGACCTGTTGCTCAGTCTGAATGCCTTGCGGGATGGGCTACTGACGCTGCCCTTTCCGCAGGCCGTGGCAACCGGTGACGGCTATTATTTTGTCTGGCCCGCTAACGCCTCCTTCGGTGCCGCACACGAAATCCTGCTCGACTGGCTGCGGCAACATACCCCGCCAGCGCCCCCTGCCGGGATCGCAAGGTTATCACTGGCGGAATAA
- a CDS encoding LysE family translocator: MNMPLLCTYLFSILTLLATPGPVVALVTGTAARHGSRRAFHTVIGTNGASLLLIALAALMLIGLVTLSDQSLRMAALAGCLYIGYGAWRGLRAAPAQHASPMRQGGIVQGFLVGVSNPKDILFFAALFPQFIAVTPHISTSLLLLSLLWIAFDFCVMAGYILAVRRWAKGMQQRRLERASQGMLLLMALVGMGYNLYELF; encoded by the coding sequence ATGAATATGCCATTGCTTTGTACCTATCTGTTTTCGATTCTCACCCTGCTGGCAACGCCAGGCCCGGTGGTGGCGCTGGTGACTGGCACCGCGGCTCGCCATGGTAGCCGCCGCGCGTTTCACACCGTGATTGGCACCAATGGTGCCTCGTTGCTACTGATTGCGTTGGCCGCCTTGATGTTGATTGGATTGGTCACCCTCAGTGATCAAAGTCTGCGCATGGCTGCGCTGGCCGGGTGTTTGTATATCGGTTATGGTGCCTGGCGTGGTTTGCGCGCTGCCCCGGCACAACATGCTTCTCCAATGCGCCAGGGCGGGATAGTGCAGGGGTTTCTGGTGGGGGTGTCGAACCCGAAAGATATTCTGTTTTTCGCCGCTTTATTTCCGCAATTTATCGCGGTAACGCCGCATATCAGCACCAGCCTGTTGCTGCTCTCTCTGCTGTGGATCGCCTTCGATTTTTGCGTGATGGCCGGTTATATCCTCGCGGTACGGCGCTGGGCTAAAGGGATGCAGCAGCGTCGGCTGGAAAGGGCTTCCCAGGGCATGCTGCTGCTGATGGCGCTGGTGGGTATGGGTTACAACCTGTATGAACTGTTTTAA
- the hpxD gene encoding molybdenum cofactor-independent xanthine hydroxylase subunit HpxD gives MNTLTPPAHCTFEPDDWLRLARQWHPVARSCDVTGAPTKAVLLDEQLVVYRIKGQAVVARDVCPHRGVPLTLGFHDEEGVVCPYHGLRFGEDGKCNRIPSSPGQPIPAKLNLISYQVEERYGLIWVCMAPDAHHPAPLPVMPHWDDAGFQQINCPGFDVNGFAGRQVEGFLDVAHFAWVHTETFADATNQVVPPYNPVETAYGFAVDYWSSVSNFAADSGQQAPAGFEWLRHFEMHLPFTATLTIHFPGEARLVIMNAASPVSARKTRMFAPIARNFDLHIPVEDVHAFNQRVFEEDRLMVETQMPERLPLDLTLEAHIPADRSSIAYRRGLKRMGFGEFFLV, from the coding sequence ATGAACACACTCACCCCACCCGCCCACTGTACGTTTGAACCTGATGACTGGCTGCGCCTGGCACGCCAGTGGCACCCGGTTGCCCGTTCCTGCGACGTAACCGGTGCACCCACGAAAGCGGTGCTGCTGGATGAGCAACTGGTGGTATATCGCATCAAAGGTCAGGCCGTGGTAGCGCGCGATGTGTGCCCACACCGAGGCGTCCCGTTAACCCTTGGCTTTCATGATGAAGAAGGCGTGGTTTGTCCTTATCACGGCCTGCGGTTTGGTGAAGACGGCAAGTGTAACCGTATCCCTTCCAGCCCCGGTCAGCCGATCCCCGCCAAACTGAATCTGATCAGCTATCAGGTAGAAGAGCGTTATGGTCTGATTTGGGTGTGCATGGCACCCGATGCTCACCACCCGGCCCCGCTGCCGGTGATGCCGCACTGGGACGATGCCGGATTCCAGCAAATCAACTGCCCGGGCTTTGATGTGAACGGTTTTGCTGGCCGTCAGGTGGAGGGATTTCTCGACGTGGCCCATTTCGCTTGGGTACATACCGAAACCTTTGCGGATGCCACTAATCAAGTGGTACCGCCCTACAATCCGGTTGAAACCGCATATGGTTTCGCGGTGGATTACTGGAGTTCGGTCAGCAATTTTGCCGCCGATAGCGGCCAGCAGGCACCGGCAGGATTTGAATGGCTACGCCATTTTGAGATGCACCTGCCCTTCACCGCCACGCTGACTATTCATTTCCCGGGCGAAGCCCGGCTGGTGATCATGAACGCCGCCTCACCGGTATCGGCACGTAAAACCCGTATGTTTGCCCCGATCGCCCGCAACTTTGATCTGCACATCCCGGTTGAAGATGTGCATGCGTTTAACCAGCGGGTGTTTGAGGAAGATCGGCTGATGGTGGAAACCCAGATGCCGGAGCGCCTGCCGCTTGATCTGACGCTGGAGGCCCATATCCCGGCCGATCGCAGTTCCATTGCTTATCGTCGCGGCCTGAAACGTATGGGCTTCGGTGAATTTTTCCTGGTGTAA
- a CDS encoding NUDIX domain-containing protein yields the protein MVSTGTIRIAAAVITDNDGRCLLVRKKNTSWFMQPGGKIDGDETPQQALQRELREELNFTFDADACHYLGCFHDQAANEPGQLLVAELFRVETTITQFSPAAEIAEVVWFDPQHDELPLAPLTEKQVLPLVNAPR from the coding sequence ATGGTTTCCACTGGAACAATTCGTATCGCCGCTGCTGTCATCACCGATAATGACGGCAGGTGTTTGCTGGTGCGCAAAAAGAATACCTCCTGGTTTATGCAGCCTGGGGGAAAAATTGATGGTGATGAAACGCCGCAACAGGCGCTGCAACGGGAATTACGCGAGGAGCTGAATTTTACCTTCGACGCGGATGCCTGCCATTATCTTGGCTGTTTCCACGATCAGGCGGCAAATGAGCCGGGTCAGTTGCTGGTGGCTGAGCTTTTTCGCGTTGAAACGACCATCACCCAATTCAGCCCGGCCGCCGAAATTGCCGAGGTCGTGTGGTTTGATCCTCAGCATGATGAACTGCCGCTGGCTCCCCTGACCGAAAAACAGGTGCTACCGTTGGTCAACGCCCCACGTTAA